A window of Panicum virgatum strain AP13 chromosome 8K, P.virgatum_v5, whole genome shotgun sequence contains these coding sequences:
- the LOC120646482 gene encoding uncharacterized protein LOC120646482 — MKVEDHSDTNHRESQGGNGGGPLLLAEERRVGVGVAAVEAGVLLEPLVPEQLPGPAHHLLVAHRRRVRRQHGLHRAAERAARLSADGRLVVRRHVRGRLVRLAPAQQDAAVGARRRRVVVVAELGAGVGAEEREEVVGDVVGRVDARGAGEVADDGGVREEAGAGGARGGTVDGEVVGDDGGGPDLLLLLVDEAAAVARVGDHGEGGALRHPVHQLPEVHVRDEVEVAGHDGLVLARAMAAAVRDERAVAAVVEEEDVPGRGAGHHVGERALDVGAGREHGGGAAVVVGEHGDVAGREAEAGDEGVEHGEDVVDAASQLVGRAGVVAADQGSKQLLLPLHC, encoded by the coding sequence ATGAAGGTTGAAGACCACTCTGACACAAATCATAGAGAATCACAGGGCGGGAATGGCGGCGGCCCCCTCCTGCTGGCAGAGGAACGGCGCGTCGGCGTTGGCGTCGCTGCAGTAGAGGCAGGGGTGCTGCTCGAACCCCTGGTCCCGGAGCAGCTCCCTGGCCCGGCTCACCACCTCCTGGTTGCTCACCGGCGCCGGGTGCGCCGCCAGCACGGCCTGCACCGCGCTGCTGAACGCGCCGCACGCCTTTCCGCCGACGGCCGCCTCGTCGTCCGCCGCCACGTCCGCGGACGTCTCGTCCGTCTGGCACCCGCTCAGCAGGATGCCGCCGTCGGGGCTCGGCGTCGGCGCGTCGTGGTGGTGGCGGAACTTGGCGCTGGCGTCGGCGCCGAAGAGCGCGAGGAGGTGGTCGGCGACGTGGTGGGACGCGTCGACGCCCGAGGCGCCGGAGAGGTggccgacgacggcggcgtACGGGAGGaagcgggcgcgggcggcgcgcgtggtggtaccgtcgacggcgaggtcgtCGGTGACGACGGCGGAGGGCCCGATCTGCTCCTTCTCCTGGTCGATGAGGCCGCCGCTGTGGCACGAGTCGGAGACCATGGTGAAGGTGGCGCCCTGCGGCACCCGGTCCACCAGCTGCCGGAAGTCCACGTCCGTGATGAGGTTGAAGTCGCAGGGCACGATGGCCTCGTCCTggcgcgcgccatggccgcggcggtgCGGGACGAGCGTGCCGTGGCCGCTGTAGTGGAAGAAGAGGACGTCCCCGGGCGAGGCGCGGGCCACCATGTCGGCGAGCGCGCGCTTGATGTTGGCGCCGGtcgggagcacggcggcggcgctgcggtcgTCGTCGGTGAGCACGGTGATGTCGCCGGGCGCGAAGCCGAAGCGGGCGACGAGGGTGTCGAACATGGCGAGGACGTCGTTGATGCAGCCTCGCAGCTCGTGGGGCGTGCCGGCGTAGTTGCAGCCGACCAAGGTAGCAAGCAACTGCTTCTTCCCCTCCATTGTTAA